Proteins found in one Megalobrama amblycephala isolate DHTTF-2021 linkage group LG5, ASM1881202v1, whole genome shotgun sequence genomic segment:
- the rragd gene encoding ras-related GTP-binding protein D: protein MTSERNYIEVDGENEALSFDYYDDDDDFDTFTDGDGDCDCDEGVLGFSDPFSSEVKPRILLMGLRRSGKSSIQKVVFHKMSPNETLFLESTNKICREDVSNSSFVSFQIWDFPGQIDFFDPTFDYEMIFRGTGALIFVIDSQDDYVEALSRLHLTVTRAYKVNPDINFEVFIHKVDGLSDDHKIEKQRDIHKRANDDLADAGLERIHLSFYLTSIYDHSIFEAFSKVVQKLIPQLPTLENLLNIFISNSGIEKAFLFDVVSKIYIATDSSPVDMQTYELCCDMIDVVIDISCIYGLTGDEAGTPYDKESMAIIHLNNTTVMYLKEVTKFLALVCFLREESFERKGLIDYNFHCFKKAIEEVFDVRLKVQRSRKLLSQRRWSRQTVPNGTQVHPH from the exons ATGACAAGCGAACGGAACTACATTGAAGTGGACGGAGAAAACGAAGCGCTGTCGTTCGACTATTATGACGACGATGATGATTTCGACACATTCACTGACGGGGACGGAGACTGCGACTGTGATGAAGGAG TGCTGGGGTTCAGTGATCCGTTCAGCAGTGAGGTGAAACCTCGGATCCTGCTCATGGGCCTGAGGCGAAGTGGCAAGTCTTCCATTCAGAAAGTTGTATTTCACAAGATGTCACCCAACGAGACTCTCTTTCTGGAGAGCACCAATAAGATTTGTCGAGAAGATGTTTCCAACAGTTCCTTTGTCAGCTTCCAAATCTGGGACTTTCCTGGTCAGATTGATTTCTTCGACCCCACATTTGACTATGAGATGATATTTCGTGGCACAGGGGCCCTCATCTTTGTCATAGACTCTCAG GATGATTATGTGGAGGCATTGAGTAGACTTCACCTCACTGTGACAAGAGCCTACAAGGTCAATCCAGACATCAACTTTGAGGTGTTCATCCACAAGGTGGATGGGCTGTCAGATGACCACAAGATTGAGAAACAGAGGGACATACACAAACGAGCCAATGATGATCTAGCCGATGCCGGTTTAGAAAGAATACACTTAAG TTTCTACTTGACAAGCATCTATGATCATTCAATCTTTGAGGCCTTCAGTAAAGTTGTGCAGAAACTCATCCCTCAACTTCCCACCCTTGAGAATCTGCTTAACATTTTCATATCT AATTCAGGGATTGAAAAGGCTTTTCTCTTTGATGTGGTTAGTAAGATTTACATAGCAACCGACAGCAGCCCGGTGGACATGCAGACCTACGAGTTGTGTTGTGACATGATAGATGTGGTCATCGACATCTCGTGCATCTATGG ATTGACTGGAGATGAGGCAGGAACTCCATATGATAAAGAATCCATGGCCATAATCCACTTGAACAACACTACGGTCATGTACCTAAAAGAGGTCACCAAGTTTCTTGCCCTGGTGTGTTTCCTCAGGGAAGAGAGTTTTGAGAGGAAAG GACTTATCGACTACAATTTCCACTGTTTCAAGAAAGCCATAGAGGAGGTTTTTGACGTGCGCTTGAAAGTGCAGAGGAGTCGGAAGCTTCTGAGCCAGAGGAGGTGGAGCAGACAGACCGTGCCAAACGGGACTCAGGTGCATCCCCATTGA